The following coding sequences lie in one Mycobacterium sp. DL440 genomic window:
- a CDS encoding ester cyclase, translating into MIAPVMPGYRLAFGGHSNWELKMSKNMTPEEVVRAWSDAYVSKDLEAASALMSEDFIRLGDSTHWMPLNKQGWREIMVTFFTAFPDWSWDMTSLIASGDRVVCEFTEKGTFTEPFPLMPGLVLPPTGESFTDYDCDCFEVKDGLITEIRAYVTNEIERKYNFIAKIEQFLATGRAPGSPEL; encoded by the coding sequence ATGATTGCGCCGGTAATGCCTGGATACAGGCTTGCATTTGGCGGACACTCAAACTGGGAGTTGAAAATGTCTAAAAATATGACACCCGAAGAGGTTGTTAGAGCGTGGAGTGATGCTTACGTCAGTAAGGATCTTGAAGCCGCATCGGCCCTTATGTCTGAAGACTTCATTCGCTTAGGTGACAGTACTCACTGGATGCCGCTCAACAAGCAGGGCTGGAGGGAAATAATGGTGACATTTTTCACCGCATTTCCCGACTGGAGCTGGGATATGACCAGTTTGATAGCCTCGGGCGACCGGGTGGTGTGCGAATTTACTGAAAAAGGAACTTTTACCGAGCCTTTTCCACTGATGCCAGGCCTGGTTCTACCTCCAACGGGAGAATCATTTACTGACTATGACTGTGATTGTTTTGAAGTTAAAGATGGGCTTATCACAGAGATTCGCGCTTACGTGACAAATGAAATTGAGAGAAAATATAACTTTATTGCGAAAATCGAACAATTTCTTGCGACTGGTAGAGCTCCAGGAAGTCCAGAACTATAA
- a CDS encoding enoyl-CoA hydratase/isomerase family protein encodes MANERISVDKANHVATLTLNRPEKHNAFDGVALQEFGQCMDELSKDEDTRAIIITGAGKSFCAGSDTAYISQIQADMGKNAERFNFNKPFGPYQVLPSSLHNCPKPTIAAINGFTSGIAVALISLCDYRIASETASFTPQFVNFGLAAEMGISYTLPRVTSLSVALEFLSTGEKRDAQWAMGCGLVKEVTPPEGLMESAMELANKLASMPPVSVENIKRLVYQAIDPGFEAQLQFEARVGTALSQTEDCREAVIAMMEKRAPVFKGK; translated from the coding sequence ATGGCAAACGAAAGAATATCGGTAGACAAGGCCAATCATGTGGCCACGTTGACGTTGAACAGGCCTGAGAAGCATAACGCATTCGATGGCGTGGCCTTACAGGAGTTTGGTCAGTGCATGGATGAGCTCAGTAAGGACGAAGACACAAGGGCGATCATTATCACTGGTGCTGGAAAGTCCTTCTGCGCGGGCAGTGACACTGCTTATATCAGCCAAATTCAAGCGGATATGGGTAAAAATGCGGAGCGATTCAATTTCAATAAACCCTTTGGTCCGTATCAGGTGCTCCCCTCGTCTCTTCACAATTGCCCGAAGCCTACGATCGCCGCCATCAATGGTTTTACTTCTGGCATAGCGGTGGCTTTGATCAGCCTTTGCGATTATCGCATTGCGTCGGAGACGGCTTCCTTTACACCACAGTTCGTCAATTTTGGTTTGGCTGCTGAAATGGGGATTAGTTATACCTTGCCGCGGGTCACCTCCCTATCCGTCGCTCTCGAATTTCTGAGTACTGGAGAGAAAAGAGACGCTCAATGGGCCATGGGGTGTGGATTGGTAAAGGAAGTGACGCCCCCCGAAGGATTGATGGAGTCAGCGATGGAATTGGCCAATAAGCTGGCGAGCATGCCGCCGGTTTCGGTGGAAAACATCAAGCGGTTGGTTTATCAGGCCATAGACCCTGGTTTTGAAGCACAGCTTCAATTCGAGGCTCGCGTTGGAACGGCGTTGAGCCAGACCGAAGATTGCAGAGAAGCTGTCATCGCCATGATGGAAAAGCGAGCGCCGGTTTTCAAAGGCAAGTGA
- a CDS encoding NADPH:quinone oxidoreductase family protein has protein sequence MRAWQVIKHGEPKEVLELGEKAVPEPGPGEVRILVKAAALGLPDVFMCRGTYAFNPEIPFTPGQEVVGMVTAVGEGVDLAIRSRVIATTSFIQGNGGFAVQALAPISATYCIPDDMPDEDAAAFLIPFQTAYIALARRGQLLRGETLLVHGGAGGVGSAAIQVGRALGAKVIATATGPERVNACLNLGASLAIDIGTDDFAEAVNKATDGRGANVIFDPVGGDVFVRSFKCIANEGRLLAIGYSSGSWKNAATGAVVIKNCSVVGVLAALYDKDFLDRTHEDLLKLYAAGKIRPIKREISFEDIPDALTDLADRKVIGRVVAVL, from the coding sequence ATGCGAGCATGGCAGGTTATCAAACATGGCGAGCCGAAAGAGGTATTGGAGCTCGGCGAGAAAGCTGTTCCGGAACCGGGCCCCGGAGAGGTCCGTATTCTAGTTAAGGCTGCGGCTTTAGGTTTGCCGGATGTGTTCATGTGCCGAGGAACTTATGCTTTCAACCCGGAAATTCCATTCACTCCTGGTCAGGAGGTGGTGGGCATGGTTACTGCTGTCGGTGAAGGAGTTGATCTTGCCATTCGTTCCCGAGTGATTGCCACCACTTCCTTTATCCAGGGAAATGGGGGGTTTGCTGTGCAGGCCCTTGCACCGATCAGTGCAACATATTGCATTCCGGATGATATGCCTGATGAGGATGCGGCTGCTTTCCTCATACCGTTTCAAACGGCATATATTGCTTTGGCCAGACGTGGCCAATTATTGCGAGGCGAAACGTTACTTGTTCATGGTGGAGCCGGTGGCGTTGGATCGGCCGCCATACAGGTGGGCCGTGCACTTGGGGCAAAGGTTATCGCTACCGCTACAGGCCCGGAAAGAGTCAACGCATGTCTCAATCTGGGGGCTTCTTTGGCGATTGATATCGGCACGGATGATTTCGCGGAGGCAGTCAATAAGGCTACGGACGGGCGTGGCGCGAACGTGATATTTGACCCCGTGGGGGGCGATGTCTTTGTTCGGTCATTCAAGTGCATTGCCAATGAAGGGAGACTATTGGCTATCGGCTACTCGAGCGGAAGTTGGAAAAATGCGGCGACGGGGGCTGTTGTCATTAAAAACTGCTCGGTAGTGGGTGTTCTTGCTGCTTTGTATGACAAAGACTTCTTGGATCGCACCCATGAGGATCTACTGAAACTCTATGCTGCGGGTAAGATCCGGCCAATAAAACGAGAAATATCATTTGAAGACATACCTGACGCGCTGACCGATCTCGCTGATCGGAAGGTGATTGGCAGAGTAGTCGCGGTACTGTGA
- a CDS encoding nuclear transport factor 2 family protein encodes MPIDPEATSPAWNDAIHRHDIDECLSLMSDDYKHYSDPSWEYPMARNDWGGFLKSFCAVFPDWR; translated from the coding sequence ATGCCCATCGATCCAGAAGCAACTTCCCCCGCCTGGAATGACGCCATTCACCGGCATGACATCGACGAGTGTTTGAGCTTGATGTCGGACGACTACAAGCACTACAGCGACCCGTCGTGGGAATACCCCATGGCAAGGAACGACTGGGGCGGATTCTTGAAGAGTTTCTGCGCGGTGTTTCCTGACTGGCGTTAG
- a CDS encoding TetR/AcrR family transcriptional regulator, with product MAKPLLSADAIYDEALRALAAEGPAGLMARNLSARLRCSTKTLYRQVGNREELIRGVVSRAFASIELDFSTDTSWQDSVRSWCQALRGALVQRPSLTSLMTVADSDVVITYVTRLIRVLKQYGFTEKEAVDACNVLVHVALSLTVTDMAVHEDTPEIFDTTINWLIQGMELSHKGIGSAQSRRPRTRPSTRH from the coding sequence GTGGCCAAGCCACTACTGAGCGCCGACGCTATCTATGACGAGGCGCTTCGGGCCCTTGCCGCTGAAGGTCCCGCCGGGCTGATGGCCCGAAACCTCTCCGCGCGCCTACGTTGCTCCACCAAGACGCTCTACCGACAGGTCGGCAATCGCGAGGAGCTCATCCGAGGCGTAGTTTCCCGGGCGTTCGCCTCGATCGAGTTGGACTTCTCTACCGACACCAGTTGGCAGGACAGTGTTCGCAGCTGGTGTCAGGCCCTTCGCGGCGCACTGGTGCAGCGGCCCAGTTTGACGAGTCTGATGACAGTCGCGGATAGCGATGTCGTGATCACCTACGTGACCCGCCTGATCAGGGTGCTCAAGCAGTACGGCTTCACCGAGAAGGAGGCCGTTGACGCGTGCAACGTCCTGGTGCACGTCGCACTGAGTCTGACCGTGACCGACATGGCCGTCCACGAGGACACACCAGAGATATTCGACACGACCATCAACTGGCTGATTCAAGGAATGGAACTCAGCCACAAGGGAATTGGTTCAGCACAATCACGGCGCCCACGCACTCGGCCATCGACTCGTCACTGA
- a CDS encoding phosphotransferase family protein, giving the protein MTRTAPPFDVPRFSDWLGQVTGEPAEVSVTEIRGGASCEMFRVERLGQSWVVRRAPLTSVSDTAHQVIREARVMQSLSGSGVPVPAVLAIGEDPAVLGAPFFVMSYVDGAVVRRDGLPPALAAAHQTHHHVGEQLIDTLVKLHDIDWRKTVLADLSRPAGFLERQVQRWMTQLATYRDRELDGVDDVADWLTDNLPTHGDLTVMHGDYKLDNLIWIPDPPPRVASVLDFEMTTVGDPLIDLAWALIFWPEEGNLLAFAAPGSPNGLSADQCQSPADLAQRYATATGRDLSGFEWYQAFSAWKLAIVLEASYVKHLRGESTNPLHAFQGFVVDQLLERARRFAR; this is encoded by the coding sequence ATGACGCGCACCGCGCCGCCGTTCGACGTCCCGCGCTTCAGCGACTGGCTGGGGCAGGTGACCGGTGAGCCCGCTGAGGTGTCGGTGACAGAGATTCGTGGTGGCGCCAGCTGCGAGATGTTCCGTGTCGAGCGGCTGGGGCAGTCGTGGGTGGTGCGCCGGGCGCCCCTGACATCAGTGTCCGACACCGCCCATCAAGTCATCCGTGAGGCGCGAGTCATGCAGTCGCTGTCCGGGTCCGGTGTCCCGGTACCTGCCGTACTGGCGATTGGTGAGGACCCCGCGGTGCTGGGCGCTCCCTTTTTTGTGATGTCGTATGTCGACGGCGCAGTGGTCCGCCGCGACGGCCTCCCGCCGGCACTCGCCGCCGCCCACCAAACACACCACCACGTGGGCGAGCAACTCATCGACACATTGGTGAAGCTCCACGACATCGACTGGCGCAAAACCGTATTGGCCGACCTGTCTCGACCGGCGGGCTTTCTCGAGCGCCAGGTGCAGCGCTGGATGACCCAACTGGCGACGTACCGCGACCGCGAACTGGACGGAGTCGACGACGTAGCCGACTGGCTCACCGACAACCTGCCCACCCACGGCGACCTAACGGTAATGCATGGCGATTACAAACTGGACAACCTGATCTGGATACCCGACCCGCCGCCTCGGGTCGCCAGCGTTCTGGACTTTGAAATGACCACCGTCGGCGATCCACTCATCGACCTCGCGTGGGCGCTGATCTTCTGGCCGGAGGAAGGCAACCTGTTGGCGTTCGCCGCCCCCGGCAGCCCCAACGGGCTCAGTGCCGATCAATGTCAGAGCCCCGCTGATTTGGCGCAGCGGTACGCCACCGCCACCGGTCGCGACTTGTCAGGTTTTGAGTGGTACCAAGCGTTCAGTGCATGGAAGCTCGCCATCGTGTTGGAGGCCTCCTACGTGAAGCATCTCCGCGGAGAGTCCACCAACCCCCTCCACGCATTCCAAGGGTTTGTCGTGGATCAGCTGCTTGAGCGCGCCCGGCGGTTTGCCCGGTGA
- a CDS encoding SDR family NAD(P)-dependent oxidoreductase, which produces MNDPLFSVDGRVILVTGGSRGLGRAMCLGLAERGARVVVASRKLAACEDLVADIAAQGGQAFAVACHVGDWRSLEAVVDAAAGRWGRLDGLVNNAGMSPITPSLLETSEALFDKVVAVNLKGPTRLTALAAQAMKATGGGSIVNVSSLASIKPNPMTTVYGTAKAGLNALTVATATEYADAGVRVNGIICGTFDTDATAGFVHNPEVLPEVVRPIALGRVGKPGEVVGAVLYLLSDASTYTTGSLMTVDGGVSR; this is translated from the coding sequence GTGAACGACCCACTGTTCTCCGTGGACGGGCGCGTCATCTTGGTGACAGGCGGCAGCCGTGGCCTGGGCCGGGCCATGTGCCTGGGCTTGGCCGAACGTGGCGCGCGCGTAGTCGTCGCCAGCCGCAAACTCGCGGCATGCGAAGACCTTGTCGCCGACATCGCCGCGCAGGGTGGACAGGCCTTCGCCGTTGCCTGCCACGTGGGCGACTGGCGCTCGCTCGAGGCAGTCGTCGACGCTGCGGCAGGCCGGTGGGGTCGCCTCGACGGGCTGGTCAACAACGCGGGAATGAGCCCCATCACGCCGTCGCTCCTCGAGACGAGCGAGGCGCTGTTCGACAAGGTAGTCGCCGTCAACTTGAAGGGTCCGACCCGGCTGACGGCCTTGGCCGCCCAGGCGATGAAAGCCACCGGCGGCGGGTCGATCGTCAACGTGAGCTCCTTGGCGTCGATCAAGCCCAACCCGATGACCACCGTCTATGGCACCGCCAAGGCGGGGCTGAATGCGCTCACGGTCGCCACCGCCACCGAGTACGCCGACGCCGGGGTCCGGGTCAACGGAATCATCTGCGGCACCTTCGACACCGACGCCACTGCCGGTTTCGTGCACAACCCGGAGGTGCTACCCGAGGTGGTGAGGCCGATTGCACTCGGCCGTGTTGGAAAGCCCGGGGAGGTGGTGGGGGCGGTCTTGTATCTGTTGTCGGACGCCTCGACGTATACGACTGGCTCGCTGATGACGGTTGACGGTGGTGTGTCCAGGTGA
- a CDS encoding LLM class F420-dependent oxidoreductase — protein MRVGVQFPNEAFVGDPVEVRDFVQTAEGLGYTHLTIYEHVLGVEHTDRNPPLVIHYDESTVFHEPLVLSSYIAAVTSSIELTTGVVVLPQRQTALVAKQVAEVVFLAGKRFRLGVGVGWNHIEYESLGMDFATRGARQEEQIEVLRRLWSEPVIDFTGRWHRIDRAGISPRPRSPIPIWIGGFSEAAFCRAARVADGFIYSLYGPEGPDGETKAGVDHLRELVAEAGRDQSDFGIELLAPLPISPGEFAELVHAWSDSGVTHMTLHLLGGAPDAGSKVAALSTYMKALS, from the coding sequence GTGAGAGTCGGTGTCCAGTTTCCGAACGAGGCATTCGTCGGTGACCCCGTTGAGGTACGGGACTTCGTCCAGACGGCTGAGGGCCTCGGCTACACGCACCTGACAATCTATGAGCATGTCCTAGGTGTTGAACACACCGATCGCAATCCGCCTTTGGTGATCCACTACGACGAGTCAACCGTCTTCCACGAGCCCTTGGTGCTGAGCAGCTATATCGCCGCTGTCACCTCGTCGATCGAGCTCACCACTGGAGTTGTGGTCCTGCCGCAACGGCAGACGGCGCTGGTTGCGAAGCAAGTAGCCGAGGTCGTCTTCCTCGCCGGCAAGCGGTTCCGCCTCGGAGTCGGGGTGGGATGGAATCACATCGAATACGAGTCTCTCGGAATGGATTTCGCTACCCGAGGTGCTCGTCAAGAGGAACAGATCGAGGTCTTGCGTCGGCTGTGGAGCGAACCGGTGATCGACTTCACCGGGCGTTGGCACCGAATCGATCGGGCCGGTATCAGTCCGCGTCCGCGCTCGCCGATCCCGATCTGGATCGGTGGCTTCAGCGAGGCCGCCTTCTGCCGCGCGGCGCGAGTAGCGGATGGGTTCATCTACTCGCTCTACGGACCCGAAGGACCGGACGGCGAGACGAAGGCCGGCGTCGACCACCTCCGCGAACTGGTCGCCGAGGCGGGGCGAGACCAGAGCGATTTCGGTATCGAGCTGCTGGCGCCATTGCCGATCTCGCCTGGCGAGTTCGCCGAATTGGTGCACGCCTGGTCCGACTCGGGAGTGACCCACATGACGCTTCACCTGCTCGGGGGAGCGCCAGACGCCGGGTCGAAGGTCGCTGCGTTGTCCACCTATATGAAGGCCCTGTCCTGA
- a CDS encoding LLM class flavin-dependent oxidoreductase: MLRPKLSFACPPGLQSVERSQIAEKLGYERAWLFDSPSLYTDIWISLARIADATERIGLGTGVAVPSMRHPMVTASAVAAVEALAPGRLVVAFGTGFTARVTIGRKPMTWKALTEYTRQVRKLLDGEVVEIDGGACQMMHDEELAPERPIAVPLWVAPSGPKGMSAARELGVDGVLVVSPPNEPLDCTHRGLLVFGTVLPAGRRRDVTTRVGCRRSGLCHQRPRAVGPRPRRRCVCARWRGVA; the protein is encoded by the coding sequence ATGTTGCGGCCGAAACTCTCTTTCGCCTGTCCGCCCGGATTGCAGTCCGTTGAACGCAGCCAGATTGCGGAGAAGCTCGGTTACGAGCGCGCCTGGCTGTTCGACTCGCCCTCGCTGTATACCGATATCTGGATTTCCTTGGCGCGAATCGCGGACGCAACCGAACGCATCGGCCTGGGAACAGGTGTCGCCGTCCCCAGCATGCGGCACCCCATGGTCACCGCATCGGCTGTCGCTGCCGTCGAGGCATTGGCACCCGGTCGACTTGTCGTGGCGTTCGGAACCGGCTTCACAGCCCGGGTGACGATAGGCCGAAAGCCGATGACCTGGAAGGCGCTCACCGAGTACACCCGGCAAGTGCGCAAACTGCTGGACGGCGAAGTCGTCGAGATCGACGGCGGTGCCTGCCAGATGATGCACGACGAGGAGCTCGCGCCGGAAAGACCCATTGCCGTTCCTCTTTGGGTGGCGCCCTCGGGTCCGAAAGGGATGAGCGCCGCACGGGAACTGGGCGTGGATGGTGTCCTTGTCGTATCACCGCCAAACGAACCCCTTGATTGTACCCACCGCGGCCTCCTGGTCTTCGGCACGGTCCTCCCAGCCGGGAGAAGACGAGACGTCACAACGCGTGTTGGCTGCAGGCGGTCCGGGCTATGCCACCAGCGTCCACGGGCTGTGGGGCCTCGCCCCCGACGCCGTTGCGTCTGTGCCAGGTGGCGCGGAGTGGCATGA
- a CDS encoding SDR family NAD(P)-dependent oxidoreductase translates to MSTFEGRSVLVTGGGTGIGKGCALHFLEHGAIVTIAGPEGDVLESAATELRHATGRSAVRTAVCDVTDEDLVRDAVATAVDDGGLDVLVANAGTGWPGPVQLLDKAQWHVAYDVNVVGTALCIKHASHAMRSRGGGAVVALSSVEALRAGKFMPAYNVTKAALDSLVACAARELGALGIRVNGVRPGVILTDAVRTQLTEKSVAAGLRQTYLGRLGTPADIAQAVAFLASDDASWVTGQMLNVCGGLSVHDGANYEGLARMVFGDEHIDATKPRGSSSAP, encoded by the coding sequence ATGAGCACCTTTGAGGGACGGTCGGTGCTGGTCACCGGTGGCGGCACCGGCATCGGAAAGGGCTGCGCACTGCACTTCCTCGAACACGGCGCCATCGTCACCATCGCCGGACCCGAAGGCGATGTCCTGGAATCGGCTGCCACCGAGCTGCGCCACGCCACCGGACGCAGCGCGGTGCGTACTGCGGTATGTGACGTCACCGATGAGGATCTGGTACGGGATGCGGTGGCAACAGCCGTCGATGACGGCGGCCTGGACGTGCTCGTCGCCAATGCCGGAACCGGATGGCCCGGACCCGTGCAGCTGCTGGACAAAGCGCAGTGGCACGTAGCCTATGACGTCAACGTCGTCGGCACGGCACTGTGCATCAAGCACGCCAGCCACGCCATGCGCTCCCGCGGCGGCGGTGCAGTAGTGGCCCTCTCCAGCGTCGAAGCCCTGCGCGCGGGAAAGTTCATGCCCGCCTACAACGTCACCAAGGCGGCGCTGGACTCACTCGTGGCCTGCGCGGCAAGGGAACTCGGCGCTCTCGGGATCCGCGTCAACGGTGTCCGACCTGGCGTCATACTCACCGATGCCGTGCGCACGCAGCTCACGGAAAAGTCGGTGGCAGCCGGACTGCGCCAAACCTATTTGGGTCGGCTGGGTACGCCGGCCGACATCGCACAGGCCGTTGCGTTCTTGGCCTCCGATGACGCCTCCTGGGTGACCGGGCAGATGCTCAACGTGTGCGGCGGCCTGAGTGTCCACGACGGGGCGAACTACGAGGGACTGGCACGAATGGTGTTCGGTGACGAGCACATCGACGCCACCAAACCCCGCGGATCGAGTTCAGCGCCGTGA
- a CDS encoding hotdog domain-containing protein has product MVAALRDFLDAVAAAAPDTATTEDLTEDLKGWTDRLASAAVPERRQIFARRLDLPGRGQTMSPNFIPVAGDEHGVSGTVTFGRYFLGGGGAVHGGAIPLLFDEVLGRLANSGSRAPSRTAYLHTDFRAITPVGQELAVRGWFASEQGRKRVLRAELKHGDTVCAEAEGLFIALRPDQP; this is encoded by the coding sequence ATGGTCGCCGCACTGCGGGACTTTCTCGACGCCGTCGCCGCCGCTGCGCCGGACACGGCGACGACGGAGGACTTGACGGAGGACCTGAAGGGCTGGACCGATCGGCTGGCCAGCGCGGCGGTCCCGGAGCGGCGGCAGATCTTCGCCCGGCGCCTCGACCTACCCGGGCGCGGGCAGACCATGTCGCCGAACTTCATTCCGGTCGCGGGCGACGAGCACGGCGTGAGCGGCACCGTCACGTTCGGTCGCTACTTCCTCGGCGGTGGTGGCGCGGTGCACGGCGGCGCGATTCCGCTGCTGTTCGACGAGGTGCTGGGCCGGTTGGCCAATTCCGGGAGCCGGGCACCATCGCGAACCGCCTATCTGCACACCGACTTCCGGGCCATCACACCCGTCGGCCAGGAACTCGCGGTACGCGGCTGGTTCGCCAGCGAACAAGGACGTAAACGTGTGCTGCGGGCCGAGTTGAAGCACGGCGACACCGTGTGTGCCGAAGCCGAGGGGCTCTTCATCGCGCTGCGCCCCGACCAGCCATGA
- a CDS encoding CaiB/BaiF CoA-transferase family protein translates to MPEVGSTSDGPLAGLVVVDLSTTLPGAQATQFLADCGAEVIMVEPPDGSPLRDLASWPALLRGKRSVTLDFHDDADLERLRTLLRSADVMVNTMRPTTAERVGLTHDALSQAYPRLVVATITGWGSTGPFRDYKGWEALVMAKTGVMHEKRGLAPRPGPAFVTAAYASWGAAHAAVQGVLAALLERETSGRGQIVETNLVTGMGSMDPYNWFYEMVLERYPGAYEPMDAAYDDQGRPQAYLIYALLVCPTKDGRWLQFAQVSPRLIGAWLTELELMGEIADPKWQGFPMLPTPELRTEWWDMMIERVGARTLAEWQQAMAENLDLSGELFRGPEDSLDHPQTAYEGRSVTVMDPDLGPVRQPSTLIHAEGKPLTALRPAPRLGEHNSLVMAQGRKAVSLGGDGPRADDPPLQGVTVLEFGSMFAGPYGATLLADLGARVIKVEPLDGDNIRNLVAFPEAGGAKVLQGKESVAIDFTTPEGRDLVYRLAKQSDVVLQCFRGKAAERAKIDEASLRAVNPDLAFVTTSGYGVDGPFAHRAAYAPSVGAASGLALIDSHDAGDPPTDLDDIHRRAVRLHAGGAVPAVQSDGIAAHGVGSALMVALYAKSRGAQLSNLVTTMLGTVQQAMLPYNASYASRPPTRAADDQFFGMAALYRMYRAADGYIFLAAPLAREWPALTKAMSGYVDLLADERFADADSRAAHDDDLIAALTPVFATKTKLEWEAELCAQDVGCVEVLEVNSELVLQTDPFFEAGYSVQAHSPIFEEHRRLAPLCRFSRSRSEAKAGCTIGQHTDAVLREIGLDEDEIAELRAGKVVGGG, encoded by the coding sequence ATGCCGGAAGTCGGTTCGACGTCGGACGGTCCACTGGCCGGCCTCGTGGTCGTCGACCTGTCGACGACCCTGCCAGGGGCTCAGGCGACGCAGTTCCTCGCCGACTGTGGCGCCGAGGTGATCATGGTCGAGCCACCCGACGGCAGTCCACTGCGCGATCTCGCGAGCTGGCCCGCCCTGCTGAGGGGCAAGCGCAGCGTGACACTCGACTTTCACGACGACGCCGACCTGGAGCGCCTGCGCACGCTCTTGCGCAGCGCGGACGTCATGGTCAACACCATGCGACCGACCACCGCCGAACGAGTCGGGCTCACCCACGACGCGTTGTCGCAGGCGTACCCGCGACTCGTGGTGGCGACGATCACCGGCTGGGGGTCGACCGGGCCGTTCCGCGACTACAAGGGCTGGGAAGCGCTGGTGATGGCGAAGACCGGCGTCATGCACGAGAAAAGGGGACTTGCGCCACGACCGGGGCCAGCCTTCGTCACCGCGGCCTATGCGTCCTGGGGTGCGGCCCACGCCGCCGTTCAGGGTGTCCTGGCTGCGCTACTCGAGCGGGAGACCAGCGGGCGCGGCCAGATCGTCGAGACCAACCTGGTCACCGGCATGGGGTCGATGGATCCGTACAACTGGTTCTACGAGATGGTGCTCGAGCGGTATCCGGGTGCCTACGAACCGATGGATGCGGCCTACGACGACCAGGGCCGTCCCCAGGCGTACCTCATCTACGCGCTTCTGGTGTGTCCCACGAAGGACGGCCGATGGCTGCAGTTCGCCCAGGTCTCGCCGCGGTTGATCGGAGCGTGGCTGACCGAACTGGAGTTGATGGGGGAGATCGCGGACCCGAAGTGGCAGGGCTTCCCGATGTTGCCGACCCCCGAACTGCGCACCGAATGGTGGGACATGATGATCGAGCGGGTGGGGGCTCGCACCCTCGCCGAATGGCAGCAGGCGATGGCGGAGAACCTCGACCTCAGCGGTGAGCTGTTCCGCGGCCCCGAGGATTCCCTGGATCACCCCCAGACCGCATATGAGGGCCGTTCGGTGACGGTGATGGATCCCGATCTCGGTCCGGTGCGGCAGCCGTCCACACTCATTCACGCTGAGGGCAAGCCGCTGACGGCGCTGCGTCCCGCGCCGCGCCTCGGCGAGCACAACTCCCTGGTGATGGCGCAGGGTCGGAAAGCCGTGAGCTTGGGTGGGGATGGTCCGCGAGCGGACGACCCGCCGCTGCAGGGTGTGACGGTGCTCGAATTCGGCAGCATGTTCGCCGGGCCCTACGGCGCGACCCTGCTCGCCGACCTCGGTGCCCGCGTGATCAAGGTCGAGCCGCTCGACGGCGACAACATTCGCAATCTGGTCGCGTTTCCCGAGGCGGGCGGGGCGAAGGTGCTCCAAGGCAAGGAGAGTGTCGCGATCGACTTCACCACGCCCGAGGGACGCGACCTGGTCTACCGACTCGCCAAACAGTCCGACGTGGTGTTGCAGTGCTTCCGCGGCAAGGCGGCCGAGCGGGCGAAGATCGATGAAGCGTCACTGCGGGCGGTCAATCCCGACCTGGCCTTCGTCACGACGTCGGGTTACGGCGTCGACGGCCCCTTCGCGCACCGCGCGGCCTACGCGCCGTCCGTCGGTGCGGCGTCCGGCCTTGCCCTCATCGACAGTCACGATGCGGGCGACCCGCCCACCGACCTGGATGACATCCACCGCAGAGCGGTCAGACTGCACGCGGGCGGAGCCGTGCCTGCCGTGCAATCGGACGGGATCGCGGCGCACGGCGTCGGCTCGGCACTGATGGTCGCCCTCTACGCCAAGAGTCGCGGCGCGCAGCTCTCGAATCTGGTCACCACGATGCTCGGCACCGTGCAGCAGGCGATGCTGCCGTACAACGCGAGCTACGCATCGCGCCCGCCGACGAGGGCGGCCGACGACCAGTTCTTCGGCATGGCCGCGCTCTACCGGATGTATCGCGCGGCCGACGGCTACATCTTCCTGGCCGCGCCGCTTGCGCGCGAGTGGCCTGCGTTGACGAAGGCCATGTCGGGCTACGTCGATCTCCTCGCCGACGAGCGATTCGCCGACGCCGACTCCCGAGCCGCACACGACGACGACCTGATCGCGGCACTCACGCCGGTGTTCGCGACGAAGACCAAGCTGGAATGGGAGGCCGAGCTCTGTGCCCAGGACGTCGGCTGCGTCGAGGTGCTCGAGGTCAACTCCGAACTCGTGCTGCAGACCGACCCCTTCTTCGAGGCGGGCTACTCGGTTCAAGCGCACAGTCCGATCTTCGAGGAACACCGCCGGCTGGCGCCGCTGTGCCGGTTCTCCCGGTCTCGGTCCGAGGCGAAGGCGGGTTGCACCATCGGCCAGCACACCGATGCCGTGCTGCGCGAGATCGGGCTGGACGAGGACGAGATCGCGGAGCTCCGGGCCGGCAAGGTCGTCGGCGGCGGCTGA